One Peterkaempfera bronchialis DNA window includes the following coding sequences:
- a CDS encoding geranylgeranyl reductase family protein — protein MTETAAADAAAAKPSEPVEGSADVIVVGAGPAGATTAYHLARAGLDVLLLEKSSFPREKVCGDGLTPRAVKQLVEMGIDVSEGAGWLHNKGLRIIGGGVRLELDWPDLASFPDYGLVRKRADFDELLARQAEKAGARLYERANVSGPLLDDRTGRITGVTAKLGEEKRPVVFTAPLVIAADGNSTRLSLAMGLHRREDRPMGVAYRTYFTSPRHDDDYLESWLELWDRRHGQATLMPGYGWIFGMGDGTSNVGLGLLNTTSSFGEIDYRELLKSWCANMPAEWGYTPENMTEPIRGAALPMAFNRQPHYTRGMLLVGDAGGMVNPFNGEGIAYAMESGKIAAEVVVQAHARVTEAGRERALQAYPRVLKDVYGGYYTLGRAFVKLIGNPKVMRLATERGLTHPMLMRFVLKLLANLTDPQGGDAMDRIINGLAKVAPNA, from the coding sequence GTGACCGAGACCGCAGCTGCCGACGCCGCCGCCGCGAAGCCGAGCGAGCCCGTCGAGGGCAGCGCCGACGTGATCGTGGTGGGCGCCGGACCCGCCGGGGCGACGACCGCGTACCACCTGGCCAGGGCCGGCCTGGATGTGCTGCTGCTGGAGAAGTCGTCCTTCCCCCGGGAGAAGGTCTGCGGCGACGGCCTCACCCCGCGCGCGGTCAAGCAGCTGGTGGAGATGGGCATCGACGTCTCCGAGGGCGCCGGCTGGCTGCACAACAAGGGGCTGCGGATCATCGGCGGCGGGGTGCGCCTGGAGCTGGACTGGCCGGATCTGGCGTCCTTCCCCGACTACGGCCTGGTCCGCAAGCGCGCCGACTTCGACGAACTGCTGGCCCGTCAGGCCGAGAAGGCCGGGGCGCGGCTGTATGAGCGGGCCAATGTCAGCGGCCCGCTGCTGGACGACCGTACGGGCCGGATCACCGGTGTGACCGCCAAGTTGGGCGAGGAGAAGCGGCCGGTGGTCTTCACCGCCCCGCTGGTGATCGCGGCGGACGGCAACTCCACCCGGCTGTCGCTGGCCATGGGCCTGCACCGGCGCGAGGACCGGCCGATGGGCGTCGCCTACCGGACGTACTTCACCAGCCCCCGCCACGACGACGACTACCTGGAGTCCTGGCTGGAGCTGTGGGACCGCCGCCACGGCCAGGCGACCCTGATGCCCGGCTACGGCTGGATCTTCGGCATGGGCGACGGCACCAGCAATGTCGGCCTGGGCCTGCTGAACACCACCTCGTCCTTCGGCGAGATCGACTACCGCGAGCTGCTGAAGTCCTGGTGCGCCAATATGCCGGCGGAGTGGGGCTACACCCCGGAGAACATGACCGAGCCGATCCGGGGCGCGGCGCTGCCGATGGCCTTCAACCGGCAGCCCCACTACACCCGGGGCATGCTGCTGGTCGGCGACGCGGGCGGCATGGTCAACCCCTTCAACGGGGAGGGCATCGCCTACGCCATGGAGTCCGGGAAGATCGCCGCCGAGGTGGTCGTGCAGGCGCACGCCCGGGTCACCGAGGCGGGCCGGGAGCGCGCCCTCCAGGCGTATCCGCGGGTCCTCAAGGACGTCTACGGCGGCTACTACACGCTCGGTCGTGCGTTTGTGAAACTGATCGGCAACCCCAAGGTGATGCGGCTGGCCACCGAGCGCGGCCTGACCCACCCGATGCTGATGAGGTTCGTCCTCAAGCTGCTGGCCAACCTCACCGACCCGCAGGGCGGCGACGCCATGGACCGCATCATCAACGGCCTCGCCAAGGTGGCGCCCAACGCCTGA